Proteins found in one Homalodisca vitripennis isolate AUS2020 chromosome 4, UT_GWSS_2.1, whole genome shotgun sequence genomic segment:
- the LOC124360120 gene encoding facilitated trehalose transporter Tret1-like isoform X2, with protein sequence MAVKCGHSVGLFNQYIAALAACLSVVNSSACCGWITPILDYLLGPDSEIPMTSAQTSWVIPIIELGNFITPLPAGILSDYIGRKPIILATGPLYIVSWLLIVFYPSVTMLGAARLLQGLTMGLTFTAAPVYLGEIASKENRGAITSMFFNSWWLGFLIQYAMGSFLSFHKYTYFTLYLNIPFMLLFFWQPESPYYHVMCGDIEKARSSLTRFRDATVDELQIELEEIKLSVEANQRSAGFRDLITSSEGRKALTILLMLTGANILSGTGAITVYATQIFDKTPNLSIPPYAVTIVLGIVMLVGGVISSFTSDSVGRRPLLIISCIGTFISQFIAGTYYFLLFNTTLEISSFSWIAPVLILIYSGLCTAGMYPLCSVYTSELFNSNTRGIASSICAICVTLFTLISLVLYKPVNDYLGLYANFYIYSLTILVGGTYCYLNAPETKGKSFVEIREELIKFKH encoded by the coding sequence CATGTTTAAGTGTTGTAAATTCTTCAGCCTGCTGTGGGTGGATCACACCGATTCTGGACTACCTCCTCGGACCAGATAGCGAGATTCCGATGACAAGCGCACAAACCTCTTGGGTCATTCCTATCATAGAACTCGGCAATTTTATCACTCCACTACCAGCTGGGATTCTATCCGACTACATAGGACGAAAACCAATCATCCTTGCCACTGGACCACTCTACATCGTCAGTTGGCTGCTGATCGTCTTCTACCCTTCAGTAACTATGTTGGGAGCAGCTCGGCTCCTGCAAGGCCTCACGATGGGACTTACATTCACCGCTGCTCCTGTGTACTTGGGCGAAATTGCTAGCAAAGAAAACAGAGGAGCCATCACGAGCATGTTCTTCAATTCTTGGTGGCTGGGATTTCTTATCCAGTATGCAATGGGTTCTTTCCTTAGTTTTCATAAATACACGTATTTTACGCTCTATTTGAACATACCTTTCATGCTGTTATTCTTCTGGCAGCCTGAGAGTCCTTATTATCACGTGATGTGTGGAGACATTGAAAAAGCGCGCAGTTCACTAACTAGGTTTAGAGATGCCACCGTTGATGAATTGCAGATAGAGCTAGAAGAGATAAAGTTGAGTGTTGAAGCCAACCAGAGATCAGCTGGTTTTCGTGATCTCATTACCTCCTCAGAAGGACGAAAAGCACTCACAATTCTGCTGATGTTAACAGGAGCTAATATCCTCAGTGGAACTGGAGCTATCACAGTTTATGCGACTCAGATTTTCGATAAGACCCCGAATCTTTCTATTCCACCATATGCGGTCACCATAGTACTCGGTATTGTAATGTTAGTTGGGGGAGTCATCAGTTCGTTCACCTCAGACTCTGTGGGAAGAAGGCCTTTACTGATCATATCTTGCATTGgaacttttatttctcaatttatcGCAGGaacatattattttctattatttaatactaCTCTAGAAATCTCTTCATTTAGTTGGATTGCTCCAGTTTTGATCCTCATCTACTCTGGTTTATGCACTGCAGGGATGTATCCCCTCTGTTCTGTCTATACTTCGGAACTCTTCAATTCCAACACTAGGGGGATTGCTTCTAGTATTTGTGCGATATGTGTAACTCTATTTACTCTAATATCGTTGGTATTATACAAACCAGTTAATGATTATTTAGGATTGTATGCCAATTTTTATATCTATTCGCTAACAATTTTAGTTGGAGGCACGTACTGTTACCTTAACGCTCCGGAAACGAAAGGAAAGTCTTTTGTCGAGATCAGGGAAGAGcttataaagtttaaacattaG